One part of the Mangrovibacillus cuniculi genome encodes these proteins:
- a CDS encoding response regulator transcription factor: MSTYNILVVDDDQDIRDGIEIYLKNEGFQVSKASNGKEALQIVQSDSIQLIILDVMMPEMDGIAATFKIREDKNIPIIMLSAKVEDSDKILGLSVGADDYMTKPFHPMELVARVKSHLRRFTQLGSYQVATNELKNGDLTLDSEAKTCMKQDQAVHLTPIEYKITELLMKNKGRVFSISEIYERVWGENALNAENIVAVHIRKIREKIECDPKNPEFIKVVWGVGYKMEKRS, translated from the coding sequence ATGAGCACGTACAACATATTAGTTGTAGATGATGATCAAGATATTAGAGACGGCATTGAGATTTATCTTAAAAATGAAGGGTTTCAAGTTTCTAAAGCGTCCAATGGAAAGGAAGCACTTCAAATTGTCCAATCAGATTCTATTCAATTAATTATTCTGGATGTGATGATGCCTGAAATGGACGGAATTGCGGCAACATTTAAAATACGTGAAGACAAGAATATTCCTATCATTATGTTAAGCGCAAAGGTAGAGGATAGCGATAAGATATTGGGATTATCTGTTGGAGCGGATGATTACATGACTAAACCGTTTCATCCAATGGAGCTAGTAGCAAGGGTTAAATCCCATTTAAGACGTTTTACCCAGCTAGGATCTTATCAAGTAGCTACGAATGAGTTGAAAAATGGTGATCTTACTTTAGACTCAGAAGCTAAAACATGTATGAAACAAGACCAAGCTGTTCACCTAACCCCGATAGAATACAAGATTACCGAGCTGTTAATGAAGAATAAAGGAAGAGTGTTTTCTATTTCAGAAATTTATGAACGTGTATGGGGAGAAAATGCCCTGAATGCTGAAAACATCGTGGCAGTACATATAAGAAAAATCAGAGAAAAAATCGAATGTGATCCGAAAAATCCTGAATTCATCAAAGTTGTTTGGGGTGTGGGATATAAGATGGAAAAACGAAGTTAA
- the thrB gene encoding homoserine kinase: MKKKLTIQVPASSANLGPGFDSVGIALGKYLTLEVQKYSRWHVVAESPHLAHLPNDEEHFIVQTALKIAERYEVELPPCRISIRSDIPLAKGLGTSSSALLAGLELANQMCQLNLTLEEKIQISSELEGHPDNVGPALTGGLFIGAFVQGKVNYTRLDPPNIDFVVAIPPFELLTDDSRNALPSHFPFVTSIEGSALANVLVAALATNNLPALQSVFSSDVFHEPFRQSFIPHWLDLKHSFLSNGALGVALSGGGPSILVITEKGQGESIATTVQKYFPLYEIRCLPVDIQGVVIK, from the coding sequence ATGAAAAAGAAACTAACCATTCAAGTGCCTGCAAGCTCTGCAAATTTGGGCCCTGGCTTTGATTCAGTCGGTATAGCGTTAGGGAAATACCTAACGCTTGAAGTACAAAAATATAGTCGCTGGCATGTTGTTGCGGAATCTCCGCATTTAGCACACTTACCGAACGATGAAGAACATTTTATTGTCCAAACAGCTTTGAAAATTGCAGAAAGATATGAAGTCGAGCTTCCACCATGTAGAATCTCCATACGATCTGACATTCCTTTAGCCAAAGGGTTAGGAACTAGTTCTTCAGCCTTACTAGCAGGATTGGAATTAGCAAATCAAATGTGCCAATTAAATTTAACATTGGAGGAAAAAATTCAGATTTCAAGTGAATTAGAAGGTCATCCTGATAATGTGGGACCTGCACTGACGGGTGGACTTTTTATAGGTGCATTTGTTCAAGGAAAGGTGAATTATACAAGATTAGATCCACCAAACATAGATTTTGTTGTTGCCATTCCACCATTTGAATTATTAACCGATGACTCTAGAAACGCTTTACCATCTCACTTTCCATTTGTAACTAGTATTGAAGGAAGTGCGTTAGCGAACGTATTGGTGGCAGCTTTAGCAACAAATAATTTACCAGCTCTTCAATCTGTTTTCTCTAGTGATGTTTTTCATGAACCTTTTCGACAGTCTTTTATCCCTCATTGGTTAGACTTAAAGCACAGTTTTCTATCTAATGGAGCGCTCGGTGTCGCTTTATCTGGTGGAGGACCAAGTATACTTGTCATTACAGAAAAAGGGCAAGGTGAAAGCATAGCAACAACTGTACAAAAATATTTCCCATTATACGAAATTCGTTGTTTGCCCGTTGACATACAAGGTGTAGTGATAAAGTAA
- the miaB gene encoding tRNA (N6-isopentenyl adenosine(37)-C2)-methylthiotransferase MiaB: MNEEQRKHQTENVKSDASSTKTEKDYSKYFQSVYIPPSLKDAKKRGKEKIAYHNDFGIEERFRGLGEGRKFYIRTYGCQMNEHDTEVMAGIFMALGYTATNSTEDADVILLNTCAIRENAENKVFGELGHLKSLKRERPDLLIGVCGCMSQEESVVNKILKTHQHVDMIFGTHNIHRLPNILHDAYMSKAMVVEVWSKEGDIIENLPRVRRGEIKGWVNIMYGCDKFCTYCIVPYTRGKERSRRPEEIIHEVRQLAAQGYKEITLLGQNVNAYGKDFDDVTYGLGDLMDELRKIDIPRIRFTTSHPRDFDDHLIEVLAKGGNLVEHIHLPVQFGSTDILKIMARKYSREHFLELVGKIKKAMPNVALTTDIIVGFPNETEEQFEETLSLVREVGFEAAYTFIYSPREGTPAAKMTDNVPMEVKKDRLQRLNALIGEYAKEAMKRYEGQIVEVLIEGESKNNPDILAGYTRRSKLVNVKAPKEVIGKIVKVKITDARSFSLNGEFIEEGVIGSEFLEGVEVE; encoded by the coding sequence ATGAATGAAGAACAGCGTAAGCATCAAACAGAGAATGTAAAATCAGATGCTTCTTCTACTAAAACAGAAAAAGACTATAGTAAATATTTTCAATCAGTCTATATTCCACCATCCTTAAAAGATGCTAAAAAACGTGGAAAAGAAAAGATTGCTTATCATAATGACTTTGGTATTGAAGAACGCTTTCGTGGTTTAGGAGAAGGACGTAAGTTTTATATCCGTACATACGGCTGTCAGATGAATGAGCATGACACAGAAGTAATGGCTGGGATCTTTATGGCACTTGGATATACTGCTACCAATTCTACAGAAGATGCTGATGTGATTTTACTAAACACCTGTGCAATTCGTGAAAACGCAGAGAACAAAGTATTTGGTGAATTAGGACATTTGAAATCTTTAAAACGTGAAAGACCAGATTTATTAATTGGCGTTTGTGGATGTATGTCACAGGAAGAATCAGTAGTAAACAAGATTCTTAAAACGCATCAACATGTAGATATGATCTTTGGTACGCATAATATCCACCGTTTACCAAACATCTTGCATGATGCTTACATGTCTAAAGCTATGGTAGTGGAAGTGTGGTCTAAAGAAGGGGATATTATTGAAAACCTTCCTAGAGTTCGTCGTGGTGAAATTAAAGGTTGGGTTAACATTATGTACGGCTGTGATAAGTTTTGTACGTATTGTATCGTTCCTTACACACGTGGAAAAGAACGAAGTCGTAGACCGGAAGAAATTATCCATGAAGTAAGGCAGCTAGCTGCACAAGGATATAAAGAGATTACTCTACTTGGTCAAAACGTTAATGCTTACGGAAAAGACTTCGATGACGTAACGTATGGTTTAGGAGATTTAATGGATGAATTAAGAAAAATCGATATTCCTAGAATACGATTTACAACATCTCATCCAAGAGACTTCGATGACCACTTAATTGAAGTATTAGCCAAAGGTGGGAACTTGGTTGAACATATCCACCTCCCAGTTCAATTTGGTTCAACGGATATTTTAAAAATCATGGCGAGGAAGTATTCTCGTGAACACTTCCTAGAACTTGTTGGTAAGATCAAAAAAGCGATGCCAAATGTAGCATTAACAACAGATATTATTGTGGGATTCCCAAATGAAACAGAAGAGCAATTTGAAGAAACGTTAAGTCTTGTTCGTGAAGTTGGTTTCGAAGCGGCATACACATTCATTTATTCTCCTCGTGAAGGTACACCTGCTGCTAAAATGACTGATAATGTGCCAATGGAAGTGAAAAAAGACCGTCTTCAACGTCTAAATGCTTTAATTGGAGAGTATGCCAAGGAAGCAATGAAGCGTTATGAAGGTCAAATTGTAGAAGTGTTAATCGAAGGGGAAAGCAAAAATAATCCAGATATTTTAGCGGGATATACTCGTAGAAGTAAATTGGTAAACGTGAAAGCACCAAAAGAAGTTATTGGTAAAATCGTGAAAGTGAAAATTACAGACGCTCGATCCTTCTCACTAAACGGGGAATTTATAGAAGAAGGAGTAATCGGGTCTGAATTCCTTGAAGGGGTAGAGGTGGAGTAA
- a CDS encoding RicAFT regulatory complex protein RicA family protein, whose product MVKYTKDDIIARAEELANMISQMDEVDYFKRAEAQIHENKKIREKIASIKSLQKQAVNFQHYGKAEALRMVEEKIDKLQAELDDIPVVQEFKQSQLDVNDLLQIVANTISNTVTDNIIKETEGDLLRGETGSHVKNSPAGSCS is encoded by the coding sequence ATGGTAAAGTATACAAAGGACGATATTATTGCTCGTGCAGAAGAGCTTGCGAATATGATTTCTCAAATGGATGAGGTAGATTACTTTAAACGTGCGGAGGCACAAATTCATGAGAATAAAAAAATTCGCGAAAAAATAGCGAGCATCAAGAGCTTACAAAAGCAAGCTGTCAACTTCCAACATTACGGTAAAGCAGAAGCACTACGTATGGTAGAAGAAAAGATTGATAAGCTTCAAGCAGAACTGGATGATATTCCAGTAGTGCAAGAGTTTAAGCAGTCGCAACTAGATGTTAATGATCTATTGCAAATCGTAGCTAACACTATTTCCAACACAGTAACTGATAATATTATTAAAGAAACAGAAGGGGATTTATTACGTGGTGAAACAGGTTCACACGTGAAGAATAGCCCTGCAGGTAGCTGTTCTTAA
- the cotE gene encoding outer spore coat protein CotE — protein MSDYREIITKAVVAKGRKFTQSTHIICPPYKPTSILGCWIINHTFEAKKVGKKVEVSGCYDINVWYSHSGNKKTSVVTETVHYTDVIKLKHRDPDALHDDEVVARVLQNPNCTEAVISPCGEKIIVHVEREFLVEVIGETKVCVLVNPHACEDCDDDDWEEELDEELEDLDPDFLIGGEEE, from the coding sequence ATGTCAGATTATAGAGAGATTATTACGAAAGCGGTCGTGGCGAAAGGACGCAAATTTACACAGTCTACGCACATTATCTGCCCACCTTATAAACCAACAAGTATCTTAGGTTGCTGGATTATTAACCACACCTTTGAAGCTAAAAAAGTTGGAAAGAAAGTTGAAGTTAGCGGATGTTATGACATCAATGTATGGTATTCCCACTCGGGTAACAAGAAAACTAGTGTAGTAACAGAAACAGTTCACTATACAGATGTAATCAAGTTAAAACACCGTGATCCAGATGCACTACATGATGATGAAGTAGTAGCAAGAGTATTGCAAAACCCTAACTGTACAGAAGCAGTAATATCTCCATGTGGTGAAAAGATTATTGTACACGTGGAAAGAGAATTCCTTGTAGAAGTTATCGGAGAAACAAAAGTATGCGTACTAGTAAATCCGCATGCTTGTGAGGACTGCGATGATGACGATTGGGAAGAAGAATTAGATGAAGAATTAGAAGACTTGGATCCTGATTTCTTAATTGGTGGAGAAGAAGAGTAA
- a CDS encoding 2-oxoacid:acceptor oxidoreductase subunit alpha, whose product MKEQLSWKVGGQQGEGIESTGEIFAIALNRLGYYLYGYRHFSSRIKGGHTNNKIRVSVRETRAVADDLDILIAFDQETLDVNAHELNEQGVMIADAKFNPEQPENSKGVLYSVPFTEIAQELGTSLMKNMVAIGATCAVLNLDPSQFRDVVEEIFGRKGEAVVDKNMEAIQQGYSKMLELLGDYAGSQQLAPADGKQRMFMIGNDAIAMGALAAGVRLMAAYPITPASEIMEYLIKKLPKFGGTVIQTEDEIAAATMAIGSNYAGVRSFTASAGPGLSLMMEAIGLSGMTEQPLVVVDTQRGGPSTGLPTKQEQSDLMAMIYGTHGEIPKIVLAPSTVEEAFFDTIQAFNLADQYQCPVIILSDLQLSLGKQTVEPLDYNKITINRGKLASYNEELPELEAKEYFKRYQVTEDGVSPRVVPGMKHGIHHVTGVEHDETGKPSESTSNRQAQMDKRMRKTNSIQFDRPLHVNAIHEEADILFVGFNSTRGVIEETMERLTKEGLKVNHAHVRLLHPFPKEELAPLMTASKQVVVVEHNATGQLASLIKMNVGQADKITNYLRYDGNPILPHELQAFSKELG is encoded by the coding sequence ATGAAAGAACAACTTTCCTGGAAAGTGGGAGGCCAGCAAGGAGAAGGTATTGAAAGTACTGGAGAAATCTTTGCTATCGCTCTAAACCGCTTAGGGTATTACTTATATGGATATCGTCACTTTTCTTCCCGTATTAAGGGTGGACATACAAATAATAAAATCCGTGTAAGTGTTAGAGAAACACGTGCTGTTGCGGATGACTTAGATATTCTAATTGCATTTGATCAAGAAACGTTGGATGTAAATGCACACGAACTAAATGAACAAGGTGTAATGATTGCTGACGCAAAGTTTAATCCAGAACAACCTGAAAATTCAAAAGGTGTTTTATATTCCGTTCCATTTACAGAGATTGCACAAGAATTAGGGACATCTTTAATGAAAAACATGGTTGCTATTGGTGCTACATGTGCAGTATTGAACTTAGACCCTTCTCAGTTCCGAGATGTCGTAGAAGAGATTTTCGGTAGAAAAGGGGAAGCTGTTGTAGATAAAAACATGGAAGCGATTCAACAGGGTTATTCAAAAATGCTTGAACTTCTTGGTGACTATGCGGGATCACAACAATTAGCTCCAGCAGATGGAAAACAACGTATGTTCATGATTGGAAATGATGCTATTGCAATGGGAGCTTTAGCTGCAGGAGTTCGACTAATGGCTGCTTATCCAATTACACCAGCATCTGAGATAATGGAGTATTTAATTAAGAAGCTACCGAAATTCGGTGGTACTGTCATTCAGACGGAGGATGAGATTGCAGCTGCAACGATGGCAATTGGCTCTAACTACGCTGGAGTTCGTTCTTTTACAGCCTCGGCTGGTCCTGGTTTATCTTTAATGATGGAAGCAATTGGACTATCTGGGATGACAGAACAACCTTTAGTAGTTGTGGACACACAACGTGGTGGCCCATCTACTGGTTTACCAACGAAACAAGAACAGTCTGATTTAATGGCGATGATTTATGGAACGCATGGAGAAATTCCAAAGATTGTTCTTGCTCCAAGTACGGTAGAAGAAGCCTTCTTTGATACCATCCAAGCTTTTAATTTAGCGGATCAGTATCAATGTCCTGTTATCATTCTATCTGATCTACAATTATCTCTTGGAAAACAAACAGTAGAACCTTTAGATTATAATAAAATTACTATAAATCGTGGTAAGCTTGCGTCTTACAACGAAGAGCTTCCAGAATTAGAAGCAAAAGAATACTTTAAACGTTATCAGGTTACGGAAGACGGTGTTTCTCCTCGTGTTGTACCTGGAATGAAGCACGGGATTCATCACGTAACTGGAGTAGAACATGATGAGACCGGGAAGCCATCAGAATCTACCTCTAACCGCCAAGCGCAAATGGATAAGCGTATGCGTAAGACTAACTCTATTCAATTTGACCGTCCACTGCATGTAAACGCAATTCATGAAGAAGCAGACATTTTATTTGTTGGATTCAACTCTACAAGAGGTGTCATTGAAGAGACAATGGAGCGTTTGACGAAAGAAGGACTGAAAGTGAACCACGCTCATGTTCGACTTCTTCATCCTTTCCCGAAAGAAGAATTAGCTCCGTTAATGACTGCGAGTAAGCAAGTGGTGGTAGTAGAGCATAACGCTACTGGACAATTAGCTAGTTTAATTAAGATGAACGTAGGGCAAGCAGATAAAATTACAAACTACTTACGATATGATGGTAATCCAATTTTACCGCATGAGTTACAGGCGTTTAGTAAGGAGCTGGGATAA
- the thrC gene encoding threonine synthase, whose amino-acid sequence MKSGLLEAYTSYLPLTDKTPHISLGEGSTPLVYLPTISRNLSIQLYVKLEGANPTGSFKDRGMVMAVAKAMENGSNKIICASTGNTSASAAAYAAHADLECIVLIPRGKIAKGKLAQAMMYGAKIVQVDGNFDDALRIVQDLAKEYPITLVNSVNPYRIEGQKTAAFEIIDVLGKAPDYVSLPVGNAGNITAYWKGFTEYNNIFQTGLPKLAGYQAEGAAAIVQDKVILQPETIATAIRIGNPASRKQAMVARDHSNGWIKSVTDHQIIEAYQLLAKKEGILAEPSSCSSVAGVIQQVENGEIPKGSQVVAILTGNGLKDTEAAIDYSLSKTFTVEGTKEAVKAWLEAST is encoded by the coding sequence ATGAAAAGTGGTTTATTAGAAGCTTACACCTCTTACCTACCACTGACAGATAAAACTCCACACATTTCACTAGGAGAAGGGAGTACCCCTTTAGTTTATCTACCTACCATTTCTAGAAACTTATCCATCCAACTCTATGTAAAGTTAGAAGGTGCTAACCCAACAGGATCATTTAAAGATCGAGGTATGGTAATGGCTGTGGCAAAAGCAATGGAAAATGGAAGTAACAAGATTATCTGTGCGTCTACTGGTAATACTTCCGCTTCCGCTGCTGCTTATGCTGCACATGCAGATTTAGAATGTATCGTGTTGATCCCAAGGGGGAAAATTGCTAAAGGTAAGTTAGCACAAGCCATGATGTATGGAGCTAAGATTGTTCAGGTCGATGGAAACTTTGACGATGCTCTTCGCATCGTACAAGATTTAGCTAAAGAGTATCCCATTACTTTAGTGAATTCTGTAAATCCTTACCGAATTGAAGGACAAAAAACAGCTGCGTTTGAAATTATCGACGTCTTAGGAAAAGCACCTGATTACGTTTCACTTCCTGTAGGTAATGCAGGAAATATAACAGCTTACTGGAAAGGATTTACAGAATATAATAATATCTTTCAGACTGGTTTGCCAAAACTAGCAGGGTATCAAGCAGAAGGAGCAGCAGCAATTGTTCAAGACAAAGTAATACTGCAACCAGAAACCATTGCAACCGCTATACGTATTGGTAACCCTGCTTCGCGTAAACAAGCTATGGTAGCTAGGGATCATTCAAATGGCTGGATTAAGTCAGTCACAGATCATCAAATTATAGAAGCGTACCAACTTCTCGCTAAGAAGGAAGGTATCTTGGCAGAACCATCCTCGTGTAGCAGTGTAGCAGGTGTCATCCAACAAGTCGAAAATGGTGAAATACCAAAAGGAAGTCAAGTAGTTGCCATATTAACTGGCAATGGTTTAAAAGACACGGAAGCGGCTATCGACTATTCATTAAGTAAGACCTTTACAGTCGAGGGGACGAAAGAAGCTGTGAAAGCTTGGTTGGAGGCAAGCACATGA
- a CDS encoding 2-oxoacid:ferredoxin oxidoreductase subunit beta translates to MATFKDFRNNVKPNWCPGCGDFSVQAAIQRASANVGLEPEQVAVVSGIGCSGRISGYINSYGLHGIHGRALPIAQGVKMANRDLTVIASGGDGDGFAIGLGHTIHAIRRNIDITYIVMDNQIYGLTKGQTSPRSAAGFKTKSTPEGAIEPALSPMETALTSGATFVAQSFSTDLKELTAIIEAGLNHKGFSLINVFSPCVTYNKINTYDWFKENLTKLSDIEGYDPSNRAKAMATLMEHDSLVTGIIYQNTEQPSYQELVPGYDKDSLVKQDLTLEEGQFQALMKEFM, encoded by the coding sequence ATGGCGACATTTAAAGACTTTCGAAATAATGTAAAACCAAACTGGTGTCCAGGTTGTGGTGATTTCTCTGTACAAGCAGCGATTCAGCGTGCTTCGGCAAATGTTGGATTAGAACCAGAACAAGTAGCGGTTGTTTCTGGTATTGGTTGTTCTGGTAGAATTTCCGGATACATTAATTCCTATGGCTTACATGGTATCCATGGACGCGCATTGCCAATTGCACAAGGTGTAAAAATGGCTAATCGTGACTTAACCGTTATTGCTTCTGGTGGTGATGGTGATGGATTTGCCATTGGTCTCGGACACACCATTCATGCAATTCGTCGAAACATTGACATTACGTATATTGTAATGGATAACCAAATTTATGGATTAACAAAGGGGCAAACGTCCCCTCGATCTGCTGCAGGATTTAAGACTAAGTCGACTCCAGAAGGCGCAATTGAACCAGCACTATCTCCAATGGAAACAGCTCTTACATCAGGCGCTACATTTGTGGCACAAAGCTTCTCTACTGATTTAAAAGAACTAACGGCCATTATCGAAGCTGGTTTAAATCACAAAGGATTCTCCCTAATTAACGTGTTTAGTCCATGTGTTACGTATAACAAAATCAACACATATGACTGGTTTAAAGAGAACTTAACGAAGCTATCAGACATCGAAGGCTATGATCCTTCTAATCGTGCTAAAGCAATGGCTACATTGATGGAACATGATAGCTTAGTAACAGGGATTATCTATCAAAATACAGAGCAACCTTCTTACCAAGAGTTAGTGCCTGGTTATGATAAAGATTCTCTAGTGAAGCAAGATCTGACCCTAGAAGAAGGTCAATTCCAAGCATTAATGAAAGAATTTATGTAA